In Brevibacillus brevis, a genomic segment contains:
- a CDS encoding excinuclease ABC subunit UvrA has product MNVEDIIIKGARENNLKNVNVRIPKRKITIFTGVSGSGKSSLVFDTVSAEAQRQLNETFTAFIRNRLPRFSQPDTDLIENLSTAVVIDQKRLGGNSRSTVGTVTDIYAMLRLLFSRIGKPFVGSSHVFSFNDPAGMCPECSGVGQVVQFDIDKLLDRSKSLNEGAILFPVFKVGSWYLNTYTHSGLFDNDKRLADYTPAEWDTLLHGKESKIVYRTKGGDIESDYEGLLPKLTRLYLKRDSSEMSDAKRETLDRFLSYSECTLCGGSRLNQAALNCRINGYNIAQCAAMEISELIRMIEAIRDPVAGPMIDGILTRLNHLVSIGLEYLSLDRKTSTLSGGESQRIKMVRHLSSSLTDMIYIFDEPSVGLHPRDVHRLNDMLRKLRDKGNTVLVVEHDREVMEIADYIIDVGPHAGTRGGEIVYEGDFAGLLRADTLTGRYLKQSLPLKTSTRVPKGWMTVAGAKLHNLKDVTVDIPVGVLTVVTGVAGSGKSTLINGAFLPSHPEAIVIDQSAVGTSIRSNPATYTGMMDEIRRLFAAANKVSASLFSFNSKGACSNCQGLGIIYTDLAFLEPVRTTCETCGGKRFSDEVLQYKLNGKSISDVLAMTVREASAFFSGKELLRKMRTLEDVGLGYITLGQPLSTLSGGECQRIELAGELHKEGSLYVMDEPTTGLHMSDISRLMDIMNRLVDGGNTVVVIEHNLDVIKSADWIIDMGPEGGHRGGRIVFEGTPVQLAAAEHSITGAYLRKAETCQGESS; this is encoded by the coding sequence ATGAACGTCGAAGATATCATAATCAAAGGAGCACGCGAGAATAACCTGAAAAACGTGAATGTCCGTATACCGAAGCGAAAAATCACAATCTTCACCGGCGTCTCGGGCTCGGGAAAATCCTCCTTGGTCTTCGACACCGTAAGCGCAGAAGCGCAGAGGCAGCTTAATGAGACATTTACCGCATTCATCCGCAATCGGCTGCCCCGGTTTAGCCAGCCGGATACCGATCTCATCGAGAACTTGTCCACGGCGGTCGTGATCGACCAGAAACGACTCGGCGGAAACTCCCGTTCGACAGTCGGCACAGTCACGGATATTTATGCCATGCTTCGGTTGCTTTTCTCCAGAATTGGCAAGCCGTTTGTCGGCTCTTCACATGTTTTCTCGTTTAACGACCCGGCCGGCATGTGCCCGGAATGCTCCGGAGTCGGACAGGTGGTGCAGTTTGATATAGACAAGCTGCTCGACAGGTCCAAGTCGCTGAATGAAGGCGCAATCCTGTTCCCCGTATTTAAAGTGGGAAGCTGGTACTTGAATACGTATACCCATTCCGGTTTGTTCGACAACGACAAGCGGCTTGCCGACTATACGCCGGCAGAATGGGATACCCTCCTCCACGGCAAAGAAAGCAAGATCGTATACCGTACCAAGGGCGGCGATATCGAGTCGGATTATGAAGGTCTGCTGCCCAAGCTCACCCGCCTGTATTTGAAGCGGGACAGCAGCGAGATGTCAGATGCCAAACGCGAAACCCTGGACCGCTTTCTCTCCTATAGCGAGTGTACCCTTTGCGGGGGAAGCCGGCTTAATCAAGCGGCCTTGAACTGCCGGATTAACGGATACAACATTGCCCAATGCGCAGCGATGGAGATTAGCGAGCTAATCCGTATGATTGAAGCCATTCGGGATCCGGTTGCCGGTCCGATGATTGACGGGATTCTGACCCGTTTAAATCATCTGGTCTCTATTGGGCTGGAGTATCTGAGTCTGGACCGTAAAACTTCAACTTTGTCGGGCGGGGAGTCGCAGCGCATAAAGATGGTCCGTCATTTGAGCAGCAGTCTGACCGACATGATCTACATTTTCGATGAACCGAGTGTCGGGCTGCATCCACGGGATGTCCATCGTCTGAACGACATGCTCCGCAAGCTCCGGGACAAAGGGAATACCGTGCTCGTCGTCGAACACGACCGCGAAGTCATGGAGATCGCCGATTACATCATCGATGTCGGACCTCATGCGGGAACCCGCGGCGGAGAAATCGTCTACGAAGGCGACTTTGCGGGCTTGCTGCGCGCGGATACATTGACAGGACGATATTTGAAGCAAAGTCTGCCCTTGAAAACTTCAACGAGGGTACCCAAGGGTTGGATGACCGTAGCTGGCGCCAAGCTGCACAATCTGAAGGATGTGACCGTCGATATACCCGTCGGTGTGCTGACCGTGGTAACGGGAGTAGCCGGCTCAGGCAAAAGTACGTTGATTAACGGAGCATTCCTGCCATCGCATCCGGAAGCGATTGTCATTGATCAGTCGGCCGTGGGCACGTCCATCCGTTCCAATCCGGCTACCTATACGGGGATGATGGATGAGATCCGCCGGCTGTTCGCAGCCGCCAACAAAGTGAGCGCTTCCCTGTTTAGCTTCAACTCCAAGGGAGCCTGCTCCAACTGTCAGGGTCTTGGAATCATCTACACGGATTTGGCCTTTCTCGAGCCGGTAAGGACGACATGTGAAACATGCGGGGGCAAGCGGTTCAGCGATGAAGTGCTGCAGTATAAACTGAACGGAAAATCTATCAGCGACGTACTCGCGATGACAGTACGGGAAGCTTCGGCGTTCTTCAGTGGGAAGGAACTGCTCCGTAAAATGCGGACGCTTGAGGATGTGGGACTCGGATACATAACGCTGGGCCAGCCTCTGAGCACCTTGTCGGGCGGAGAATGCCAACGCATCGAACTGGCTGGGGAACTTCACAAGGAAGGCAGTCTCTATGTAATGGACGAGCCGACAACCGGACTGCATATGTCCGATATCTCGCGTCTGATGGACATTATGAACCGCTTGGTCGACGGGGGCAACACGGTGGTGGTCATCGAACACAACCTGGATGTAATCAAGAGCGCAGACTGGATCATTGACATGGGTCCTGAGGGCGGTCACCGTGGAGGACGAATTGTATTCGAAGGCACTCCTGTCCAGCTTGCTGCTGCCGAGCATTCGATAACGGGGGCGTATTTGCGCAAGGCAGAAACCTGCCAGGGAGAGTCTTCCTGA
- the rlmH gene encoding 23S rRNA (pseudouridine(1915)-N(3))-methyltransferase RlmH, with product MQISIISVGKLKEKYLREGIEEYSKRLSAYCKLQIVEVSDEKAPEEMSAAEMEQVKRKEGERILAQIKQDQYVIALAIEGQMWSSEKLSAEMDRLALHGRSQVAFVIGGSLGLADTVLKRADALLSFSKMTFPHQLVRLVLLEQVYRAFRISRGEPYHK from the coding sequence GTGCAAATTTCGATCATTTCAGTAGGGAAGCTCAAGGAAAAATATTTGCGCGAGGGCATCGAGGAGTACAGCAAACGGCTCTCGGCGTACTGCAAGCTGCAGATCGTGGAGGTCAGCGACGAAAAGGCGCCGGAAGAGATGAGCGCGGCGGAGATGGAGCAGGTGAAGCGCAAGGAAGGCGAGCGCATCCTGGCGCAGATCAAGCAGGATCAGTACGTCATCGCGCTGGCCATCGAGGGCCAGATGTGGTCGTCGGAAAAGCTGTCGGCGGAGATGGACAGGCTGGCACTGCACGGGCGCAGCCAGGTGGCGTTTGTGATCGGGGGGTCACTTGGGCTCGCCGACACGGTGTTGAAGCGGGCGGATGCGCTGTTGTCGTTTTCCAAGATGACGTTTCCCCATCAGCTGGTGAGACTGGTGCTGCTGGAGCAGGTTTATCGGGCGTTTCGGATTAGTCGGGGGGAACCGTATCACAAGTAG
- a CDS encoding CxxH/CxxC protein, with protein MDKKLESVTIEGKEVALQPGFPVRFACMEHFDQELDDYVNDFEAAPDTYRADLIADEMDKRCRECGAPAKVALLKEKGL; from the coding sequence ATGGACAAGAAGCTGGAGAGCGTAACAATCGAAGGCAAGGAAGTGGCGCTGCAGCCGGGATTTCCCGTGCGCTTCGCGTGCATGGAGCACTTCGACCAGGAGCTGGACGATTACGTCAACGATTTCGAGGCGGCGCCGGATACATACCGGGCGGACCTGATTGCGGATGAGATGGACAAGCGCTGCCGGGAGTGCGGTGCCCCGGCGAAGGTCGCGCTGTTGAAAGAGAAAGGATTGTAG